CCGGGCGGCGCAGCGCGGTGAGCCGGGCCAGCCACCCGCCGCGGCTCTGCCCGACGAGGACGACGCGGCGGCCGGTGTCTTCGGCGTGCCGCTCCAGGCGCACGACGATCCGGTCGACCAGTTCGGTGGTGCACCCGACGTTGAGGCCGATGCGTGCCCCGGTCGGGCGGTAGCCGCGCGCCCGGAGCCACGCGCCGGCCAGTGTCAGGCTGCGGTCACCGAAACCGAATCCCGGGATCAGCAGGACGCCCTGCCCGGCGCCCTCCTCCGGATCCCCGGCTCGCCACACCGGATGGCGGAGCAGGCGCGGGATGTCCAGCATCGCGAAGAGCAGGTGTTCGCGCGTGGCCGTGCGGATCGTTTCGCCCACTTCGCGAGCGGGCTGGAGCAGCGTCATCATGTGCGGCCTCCTCGCTGGTGAAGAGACCTGTGATCTACCCGGAAACCGCCGGGTCTAATCGGGAGGTGCGCTCAACCGGGCCGGTGGCGGAGGTCGCCGGGGGCGAACTCACTCCGGTGGTCCAGTCCACGGGGTGGAGTCGCGTGCCGCGCCCGAGCGCAGGTACCGGGCCGGGGTGGTGCCCGTCCACCGGCGGAACGCGTAGATGAAGCTCGACGCCTCCGCATACCCCAGCCGCAGCGCCACGTCCTCCACCGACAGCGCGCCGGTCGCCAGCATCTCCTCGGCCAGCGCCTGACGGACCTCGTCGAGCAGCCCGCGGAAACTCGTGCCGGCGTCCTCCAGCCTGCGCCGCAGCGTGCGGGTGCTGACGTTGAGTTCCCGTGCGACGTCGGCCATCTCGGCCGCGCCGCCGACGCGGATCAGTTTGTCCCGCACCTGGTGCGCGATGCCGGAGCGGGCACGGCGGCGGCTGACCAGGTCGCGGCACTGCGCCTCGCACAACGCCACCGTGTGTTCGCTGGCCTGGGGAAGCGGTTGCCGCAGCGACGCCGGGTCGATCGAGGCGAAGTGGCCGGATGCGCCGAAACGCGGGCGTACCCCGAAGATCCCGGTGTAGCGGTCCGCGTCGCGGGGCTCGGGGAAGGGGAAGTCCAGGCGCCGCACGGTCAGTCCGCCCGGCAGCAGGTCGGTCATCACCGTCTGGATGGCGCTGACGTCGCGTTCCAGCAGGAACCGGCGCACGTCGTGGGGCAGGCGGTCGTCGCGCAGCTCGAACCGCAGCTCCTCGTGACTCAGTTCGACGACGGGCAGGCAGAAAATGAAGCTGAGGTCGAGGTAGCGCAACGCGAACGTGATCGCGTCGCGCAGGGTCGGGCTGCTGATGCAGGCGAACCCGAACACGCCGAACGTGGTCACGCGGTAGCGGACACCGGCGTCCAGGCCCAGGCCCGGCGGGTCGCCGAGCTCCCGGACGAGGTTGCGCGCGACGGTGAGTTCCTGGTGCGCGTCCACCTGGGCCGACGGGTCGTCGAGGCGGGCGGGCGGCAGCCCGGTGCCGCGCAGCAGTGCGTCCCGGCCGACCCCGCGTTCGGCGCCGAAGCGCACGAGGAGCGCGATGCTGGCGACGCCGCGGGGGAAGTCCCAGTCGCGGACGGCGACCGGCAGCTGCTGGGTCATGGCCGGAAGTATGGATTCCGCCGGCCGGGAACTCGCACGCGGGTGGCCGGAAATCTCGATTTCCTGGCCGGTGCTCTCTGTGTCCGGGTGACCGCCAGCACTTACCGTGGAGTAGGCACCACTCACCGAGGAGCAGCATGGCACCCACCACCGAGCGCCGAAGGCCGGCCGTCGTGATCATCGGCGCCGGCTTCGGTGGCCTGGCCGTCGCGACCGAGCTCGTCCGGGCCGGTTTCCACGACTTCACGATCCTGGAACGCGCCGGGGAGATCGGCGGGGTGTGGCGGGAGAACACCTATCCCGGCGCGGGCTGCGACATCCCGTCGCCGCTGTACTCGTTTTCGCACCGGCCCAACCCGGACTGGCCCATGCGGTTCTCGCTGCAGGCCGACATCAAGACCTACCTGGAGGAGGTGGCCCGCGAGTACGGGCTGACCGGGCGGATCCGGTTCGGCACCGGCGTCGCCTCGGCCGACTTCGACGAGTCCTCCTGCCGCTGGCGGGTGCGGACCGAGGCGGGCGAGGTGATCGAGGCCGACGTCCTGGTCCCCGCCGTCGGGCAGCTGTCCCGGCCCGCCCTGCCCGACATCCCCGGCCGCGAGTCCTTCCGCGGCCCCGCGTTCCATTCGGCGAGCTGGGACCACGACGTGGAGCTGGCGGGCAAGCGGGTCGCGGTCATCGGCACCGGGGCGAGCGCCATCCAGTTCGTGCCCGAGTTGCAGCGCGTCGCGAAGCACGTGACGGTTTTCCAGCGCTCCGCGCCGTGGATCGTGCCCAAGAACGACGTGGCCTACCGGCCGTGGCACCGCCGCCTGTTCCGGTGGTTGCCGGTCACGCAGAAGATCGAGCGGTTCCGCATCTGGCTGGTCTGCGAGTTCCTCTCGCTCGGGCTCGTCGACCTCCCGATCGTGCGCGCCTACCTCGGACGGCTGGGGCGCAGGCACCTGGAAAGGCAGGTGCCGGACCGGGAACTGCGGGCCAAGCTCACCCCCGGCTACGCGCCCGGCTGCAAGCGCGCCCTGTTCTCCAACGAGTACTACCCGGCCCTGACCCGGCCCAACGTGACCCTGGAGACCGAGAAGATCGTCGAGATCCTGCCCGAGGGCGTGCGCACGGCCGACGGCGTGGTGCACGAGGCCGACGTGCTGGTCTATGGCACCGGGTTCCAGGCCAGCGACTTCCTGGTCCCGATGACGGTGCGCGGCCGCGACGGGACCGGGCTGGCGGAGACCTGGCGGGACGGTGCCTGGGCCTACCTCGGCATCACGGTGCCGCGGTTTCCCAACCTGTTCCTCGTCTACGGGCCCAACACCAACCTCGGCGGCAACTCGATCGTCCACATGCTCGAATCGCAGGCCCGCTACATCGTGGGGGCGGTGCGGACGCTGGCGGGCAGGCCGGGCGTGGCCCTGGACGTGAAGCCGGAGGTGGCCGCCCGTTTCGACACGGTGCTGCAGCGGCGCCTCGGCCGTTCGGTGTGGACGCGGTGTTCGAGCTGGTACCGCAACGAGGCCGGCCGCATCGTGAACAACTGGCCGGGCACGGTCACCCAGTACCGCCTGCGGACCCGTGCCCTGGAACTCGGCGACTACCGCGCGATCGCGGGGGAGGACGGCGCATGAGCGGCGAGCTGGACTACGACGTCGTGGTGATCGGCTCCGGATTCGGGGGCAGCGTGAGCGCGCTGCGCCTGACCGAGAAGGGCTACCGGGTCGGCGTGCTGGAGGCGGGGCGGCGGTTCGCCGACGACGAGTTCGCCAGGACCTCGTGGCGTCTGCGCCGGTACCTGTGGGCGCCGCTGCTGGGCTGCTTCGGCATCCAGCGGCTGACGCTGCTGCGCAACACCTTCATCCTCAGCGGCAGCGGCGTCGGCGGTGGTTCGCTGGTCTACGCCAACACGTTGTACGAGCCACCGCAGCCGTTCTACGACGACCCGCAGTGGGCGCACATCACCGACTGGCGCGACGAGCTGGCCCCGTACTACGACCAGGCCAAGCGGATGCTCGGTGTCACCGGCTACCCGGGCACCTCGAAGGCCGACCGGGTGCTGCGCGCGGTCGCCGAGGACATGGGCATCGCCCACACCTTCCGCCCCACCCCGGTCGGCGTGCTGTTCGCGACCGGCGACCAGGAGCCCGGCCAGGAGGTGCCCGACCCGTTCTTCGGCGGCGCCGGGCCGCGGCGGCGGACGTGCACGCACTGCGGCTCGTGCATGACCGGATGCCGGCACAACGCCAAGAACACGCTGGTCAAGAACTACCTCTACCTCGCGGAGCGGGCGGGTGCGCGGGTGCATCCGCTGACCACCGTGGTCGACGTCCGGCCCCGCGCGGGTGGCGGTTACCGCGTCACCACGGTCCGGACGGGCGCGTGGGCACGCAGACGGCGGCAGACGTTCACGTGCGAGCAGGTGGTGTTCTCCGCGTCCGCGCTGGGCACGCAGCGGCTGCTGCACCGCCTGCGCGACCGCGGTTCGCTACCCGGACTGTCGGAACGGCTGGGCTACCTCTCGCGCACCAACTCCGAGTCGGTCCTGGCGGTGCGCTCGCGCCGCCGCGACGCCGACTACACCGACGGCGTCGCGATCACCTCCTCGGTCCACCCGGACGCGGTCACCCACATCGAACCGGTCCGCTACGGCAGGGGCAGCGGCCTGATGGGCCTGCTCGCCACCGTGCTGGTCGACGGCAAGGACGGGCACCGCCGCTGGGTCCTGGGGCTGCGCGAGCTGGCGCGGCACTGGCGTGAGCTGCTGTGGCTGCACAACCCGCGCCGGTGGTCACGGCAGATGATCGGTCTGCTGGTGATGCAGACACTGGACAACTCCGTCACCACCTACACCCGGCGCGGTGTGCTGGGCCGCCGCATGACCACGCGTCAGGGCGAGGGGGCGCCGAACCCGACGTGGATCCCGCCGGGACACGAGGTCGCGCGGCGGATGGCGGACAAGATCGACGGGGTGGCGCAGGGTGCCTGGACGGATCTGGCGAACATTCCGCTGACCGGGCACTTCATCGGCGGCTGCGCCATCGGCGACTCGCCGGAGACCGGCGTGGTCGACCCCTACCAGCGGCTGTGGGGCCACCCCGGGCTGCACGTCGTCGACGGGTCGGCGATCTCGGCGAACCTCGGCGTGAACCCGTCGTTGACCATCACCGCCCAGGCCGAGCGCGCGCTGGCGCTGTGGCCGAACAAGGGTGAGGCCGACCGGCGCCCGCCGCTGGGCGCCCCGTACGCCCGGCTGCGCCCGGTGGCGCCGAAGAACCCCGTCGTCCCGGAGGCGGCGCCCGGCGCGCTCCGCCTCCCTGTCACCCCGATCTGAGGACCGCCGATGTCCGGAGCCGGCTATCCGCCCGAACCGTGGGACCTGCGCGGCCAGATGCACGCCACCGCGTGGATCGTGCCCGCACGCGACCTGCCGGAGCTGCCGCCGGGCGTGCGGCCGCTGACCTTCGCGGGCCGGGCGCTCGTGGTCGCCGCGTGGGTCGACTACCGGCCGCCGGGCGTGCTGTCCTACCGCGAGCTGATGGTGACCGTGGTGCTGCGGGGCGGGCCGGCGGTGTCCATCCCGCACATCTGGGTCGACAGTCCCGCCTCGCTCGCCGGGGGCCGGGCGCTGTGGCACATCCCCAAGGAGCTCGCCGAGTTCACGATGTCCGACGAGCCGGACTTCGCCGCCGAAGCTCGCGAGGACGGGAACCTGCTGGCCGGGGCGGAGTTCCGGCACCGGCGGGCACTGCCCGTCCGGCTGCCGCTGGCCTTCTCGATCCTGCAGCGCGGCCCGAAGCGCAGCGGTGTGCGGGTGGCCGCGCGGCTCGGGGTGGCCCGATCGGCGTGGCGGGCCGGGGACGGCGGCCCGCTGGCGTTCCTCGGCGGCCGCCGTCCCCTCGTCAGCCTGGTCGCGCGCGACTTCCGGATGCGCTTCGGAGGACGGCCGGAGCGCGAATGACACGCCGGTGAGTCACACGGCCGGGCTAATTGCCCGATCTATCTCGGTCACGAGGGGTGTCTGCTTCTCTACCCGGTCAGGTGGTTTAGACGCCGTACAACCGGTCCGGGCTCGACCCGATCACCGGGAGTGAAAGCTTGTGTGCCGGAAACGAACGGATAATCGCAGCACATGCCGCACCGGGCGGCGAAAAGGTTGTTCGGATCAGATGAAACGTCGTTCGTCCGGGTGATGAGCGCACGGTCGCGCATTCGGACCCGGCCGCCCTTGCCGACTGCTAACGTCTGCCGTGCTCGCGACGGAAGTCTCGTCGCGGCAGAACTGTTTCCGAGTCGATGGGGAATGAAAAGGTGCTCAAGAAGTCCGCAATTGTTGCCGCCGCGGCGGCCGGTTTCATGATGATCGGTTCCCCGGCCTTCGCCGCTCAGGGTTCGTGGGACGAGGGTGGCGACACCGGCCAGCTGGGTCTGGTCAACGTCGATGACGTCCTCAACGACAACAACGTGGGGGTCTGCGACAACAACGTGAACGTCCTCGGTGTCCAGGTCGCCGACGCCCTCAACGGTGTCGGTCTGACGGTGCCGATCCTGACCGGCGCCTCCGAGGCCGACTCGGGTTCCGCTCCGGACACCTGCATCGCCGAAGCCGACAACTGATACCGGACCCGCACAGGGGTCCCGCACCGGAACGGCTCCGGCTCGGCCATCTGTCCCGTGCGGTCTGACTGCACTCCGGACGGTCCGGGACGGTTTTCTGGGTGAGAACTGGCCGATGCCGGCTGAAACGGGTGCGGACGGGAGTTACTGGTACTAACTCCCGTCCGCGCCCGGTGTTCTTCGGGTAGAACAACGACGAACACCCGTATTCGCTTGCGAATGCGGGTGTTTTGTCGTGTCCGGGATCCTACCGGCGGGCCGGGTATGGCGCGAGCCCGCGCGCCACGCCGTGTGCCTGCCTGGCGGCTGTTCCGCAAGGCCCAGGGCCGGAATCGCACGCTCGTAAGTCACTCGGCTGGGCTAAAGTTGGCCACGACCTTCCTCACCTTTCGTGTTCGGGGTTCTACCCGGTCAGGGTGTTTAGGCCGTGCGCCGCAGCGGCGAGGGAGAAGTGATCACCCTGGGTGAGAATCGCGCCGAGGGAAACAACCGGATAATCGCAGCGCATGCCACCCGTGGGTTCTCCGGAGGGATTTCGCTCGAACGAACCGTCGTTCGTCCGGGTGATGACGCGGCAGGTGTGGATGTGCTTTCGAGCAAACCGGCCTGCTGCTAATGTCTGGCGTGTTCGCGACGGAAGTTTTCGTCGCGGCGGAACTGTAAATCGAGTCGATGGGGAATACCAAGGTGCTCAAGAAGTCTGCAATTGTTGCCGCTGCGGCGGCCGGTTTCATGATGATCGGTTCCCCGGCGTTCGCTTCGCAGGGCGGTTCCTGGGACGACGGTGGCGACACCGGCCAGCTGGGCCTGATCAACGTCGACGACGTGCTGAACGACAACAACGTCGGTGTGTGCGACAACAACGTCAACGTGCTCGGT
This is a stretch of genomic DNA from Amycolatopsis endophytica. It encodes these proteins:
- a CDS encoding acetoacetate decarboxylase family protein, producing MSGAGYPPEPWDLRGQMHATAWIVPARDLPELPPGVRPLTFAGRALVVAAWVDYRPPGVLSYRELMVTVVLRGGPAVSIPHIWVDSPASLAGGRALWHIPKELAEFTMSDEPDFAAEAREDGNLLAGAEFRHRRALPVRLPLAFSILQRGPKRSGVRVAARLGVARSAWRAGDGGPLAFLGGRRPLVSLVARDFRMRFGGRPERE
- a CDS encoding alpha/beta fold hydrolase; the encoded protein is MMTLLQPAREVGETIRTATREHLLFAMLDIPRLLRHPVWRAGDPEEGAGQGVLLIPGFGFGDRSLTLAGAWLRARGYRPTGARIGLNVGCTTELVDRIVVRLERHAEDTGRRVVLVGQSRGGWLARLTALRRPDLVRGLVMLGSPVLDPLGAHPKVVRVARLLARLSTLGVPGLMDLDCFTGSCYHENIEALAAPLPADVPALAVYSREDSIAPWELCLDPWAECVEVHSTHTGMGLDPDFYAAAAPRLANWARAEENGQLPQAC
- a CDS encoding GMC oxidoreductase, which codes for MSGELDYDVVVIGSGFGGSVSALRLTEKGYRVGVLEAGRRFADDEFARTSWRLRRYLWAPLLGCFGIQRLTLLRNTFILSGSGVGGGSLVYANTLYEPPQPFYDDPQWAHITDWRDELAPYYDQAKRMLGVTGYPGTSKADRVLRAVAEDMGIAHTFRPTPVGVLFATGDQEPGQEVPDPFFGGAGPRRRTCTHCGSCMTGCRHNAKNTLVKNYLYLAERAGARVHPLTTVVDVRPRAGGGYRVTTVRTGAWARRRRQTFTCEQVVFSASALGTQRLLHRLRDRGSLPGLSERLGYLSRTNSESVLAVRSRRRDADYTDGVAITSSVHPDAVTHIEPVRYGRGSGLMGLLATVLVDGKDGHRRWVLGLRELARHWRELLWLHNPRRWSRQMIGLLVMQTLDNSVTTYTRRGVLGRRMTTRQGEGAPNPTWIPPGHEVARRMADKIDGVAQGAWTDLANIPLTGHFIGGCAIGDSPETGVVDPYQRLWGHPGLHVVDGSAISANLGVNPSLTITAQAERALALWPNKGEADRRPPLGAPYARLRPVAPKNPVVPEAAPGALRLPVTPI
- a CDS encoding flavin-containing monooxygenase; translation: MAPTTERRRPAVVIIGAGFGGLAVATELVRAGFHDFTILERAGEIGGVWRENTYPGAGCDIPSPLYSFSHRPNPDWPMRFSLQADIKTYLEEVAREYGLTGRIRFGTGVASADFDESSCRWRVRTEAGEVIEADVLVPAVGQLSRPALPDIPGRESFRGPAFHSASWDHDVELAGKRVAVIGTGASAIQFVPELQRVAKHVTVFQRSAPWIVPKNDVAYRPWHRRLFRWLPVTQKIERFRIWLVCEFLSLGLVDLPIVRAYLGRLGRRHLERQVPDRELRAKLTPGYAPGCKRALFSNEYYPALTRPNVTLETEKIVEILPEGVRTADGVVHEADVLVYGTGFQASDFLVPMTVRGRDGTGLAETWRDGAWAYLGITVPRFPNLFLVYGPNTNLGGNSIVHMLESQARYIVGAVRTLAGRPGVALDVKPEVAARFDTVLQRRLGRSVWTRCSSWYRNEAGRIVNNWPGTVTQYRLRTRALELGDYRAIAGEDGA
- a CDS encoding AraC family transcriptional regulator — protein: MTQQLPVAVRDWDFPRGVASIALLVRFGAERGVGRDALLRGTGLPPARLDDPSAQVDAHQELTVARNLVRELGDPPGLGLDAGVRYRVTTFGVFGFACISSPTLRDAITFALRYLDLSFIFCLPVVELSHEELRFELRDDRLPHDVRRFLLERDVSAIQTVMTDLLPGGLTVRRLDFPFPEPRDADRYTGIFGVRPRFGASGHFASIDPASLRQPLPQASEHTVALCEAQCRDLVSRRRARSGIAHQVRDKLIRVGGAAEMADVARELNVSTRTLRRRLEDAGTSFRGLLDEVRQALAEEMLATGALSVEDVALRLGYAEASSFIYAFRRWTGTTPARYLRSGAARDSTPWTGPPE